In Deltaproteobacteria bacterium, the following are encoded in one genomic region:
- a CDS encoding BrnT family toxin produces MRPCGELPEVGDEIDQADPIHSAGEERFITVGQSGRGMTVVVAHTDRDGTIKIVSARPATKKEIRDYEEK; encoded by the coding sequence ATTCGACCCTGCGGGGAATTGCCGGAAGTGGGAGATGAGATAGATCAAGCCGATCCGATCCATTCTGCCGGGGAGGAGCGTTTTATAACGGTTGGGCAATCCGGAAGGGGAATGACAGTTGTTGTTGCGCATACCGATAGAGATGGTACAATCAAGATTGTCAGCGCGCGACCGGCGACTAAAAAGGAAATACGAGATTATGAAGAAAAGTAA